Part of the Vanacampus margaritifer isolate UIUO_Vmar chromosome 12, RoL_Vmar_1.0, whole genome shotgun sequence genome, AGTAGTAGCATTTCTTTCCTTCAATGGCAGTACACATAACAACACATGcagtacatccatccatccatttgctgaTGACCTGGATGGAGTCTCCTCTAGCCCATATCTGACTTTGCGTGAGCGGTTGGGTACACACAACACAACCATTCCCACCCACATTCACAACTAAGTAGACAATGCTGTTGTGAGATTGTTGGGTTGTTgggtaggggtgggaatctttcaatgtctcacgattcgattccgatttttgggtctgcgattcgattcagaatcgattttcggttaagaacgatttttgattcaaaatgatttgattgccaatgatttttgcttcaagctatagatgtgcaaggaattgtaatgatctactccagtctgactcgctaatgctaattagcgcgctacttactgcacttttatcactcaaaaaaatgtCTCCCCGCTGGAAAAAaaccaaacttttattggaataacttgatcatgactttttccttttattctctaatgtggctacaacttaacagtgtattagaccgcgtggaaccacactgcccctcagtggccaaaccgggtacaacatgaacagcgctccaaataaaggcacacacacaaagacaagacagtataaaataatttaaataaaatcaattttgggacatttaaaatcgattctgaatcgtactaaatgagaatctatttttttgggcacacccttaGGGGTGAGGCGGAGAAAATCCAAGCAAGCATGAGAAGAACGTGCACAAATTTAAACCCTGAATCTCAGAACATTATCTtgccctcattagggtcacaggtAGCCAGAACTGGAAGGTGGAAGCCGACGTCCCAAATGACTTTGGGCAAGGTACTgtggtacaccctggactggtcgccgatCAATCGCAGGCCACAcagagacaaaaacaaacattcaaactcacattcacagctgtggacaatttagagtcttcaatcaATCTAACATGAATTTTTTGGGAATGTTAAAGGAACAGGCAAGCAGAAAATTCCAATCTCGAAACCTCAGAAATATGGGTTATATTTTATGTAACCACTAACCTTACATTATATATATGGATGGCGCTGTTACCgttttaacacatttatattTGCCCTATTCAGCCCTTTTTGTCCCTCCCCAAACCTGCTTATTGCTTTCTCCATAGCTTCAATAAGAAGGGGGGGAAAGATATTCTTACCTTCCATAAGTGCTTGGCTGGGGTGATGCAGAGAGTTGCCGTGGCATTTCAAACCCAACAATCCAGCAAACATATCTCCATGAAGAGGACGAAGAAGCCGACCGTCCCACAGCAGTGTGACGTCCAGCAACTACGCGCTGACACGGAGCATGACTGAGCTCACTTCCGCTGTGGAAAAGTCAAAGAGACTTCTTTGTTTAAAAACTAACCACTACTACACTgcgcaactcttttttttttctaccgtCGTTGTTGGTTCTTTGTAAACATTTGCCCAATCGGAGAGTTTACGGAGTTTCTGATGCAAACGTGTCGTCCGGTTGCGCGCGAGCGGCAGTCAGTGCAAAGAAAAAATGGATGATCTTCTAGGAACTGCGTTCAAATATCCGACGTGGGATTGATTGACTGATGAAGAACTAAACGAGTTTTGCGTTGATTGTCGATCATGCGGATCAATGATCGGTCGATGCGCGCGCGGTCCGTTAGTCGCTGCCCTGTGTCGTGTTGGAGCTCCTACGCGGTGAGGAATTTGACTCCAACCTCCTTCAGACCGCCTCAATTCCACAGCAAGCATCCTATGAATGTTGGGAGACTCATCGCCGTATTTTACGCACACACGTTCCAACACACACAGTTACATTCATTTAAAGGGTTTTGGTGACAGTGgaaaaacgttttctttttttttatgtttgaaaaatgacatcaagatATGTGATTTTGGCCAGTCCTTTCAATAATTTCAACCTATCAATTTAGTTTatgcactaaaataaaataaagactatatttatattttattttgttccttGCTTTATTTTAATCTGATGAATGAAACGTTCTTAATTTACTAGTGTGCGCATGCGTCAGGTGGACGGAAAAATGCATTGAGACAAACTGCGTTGACTACATTTTATTatcaatattaattaatttatataattatttgtaatgCAACATTCATATATTTGTATTACTAAAAGtgattttattgaatattttcaacATAAATACGTCATCAAATTTCCATTTCTTTGAGCGTGTGTTGGACAGGTACACTGCAAActaccaaacaaaaatatatatatggttcAATAAATACCTCACTGGCACTTTCAATCAAAACTATAACTTTGAGGCAACTTTTATAAGAGCACAATTACATTGATACTTTTGGATATTACTGTTGCTCGTTCAATTCAAAAAGAGAAATTATTGTAAAGATGCATTGAATAAATAGGAATATGTATACTTGCCAGGAAGTCACTTCTCATGCAATATTCTAATTTCTTGCGATGGTTAAGTTTGGATTTTCATGGTGCTGGCGGGCACCCAAGGACTATATGAATAGCATCGTCCGTGGGATGGATggtaatttaagaaaatgttatttctgAAGTAGGCATACGTATCAACCACAATATTATAATCAAGTTCCACGCCCTCTCTTCCCTGCTCTGGACAAATAAGTGGTATCTCAACCCAGCACGTGCTGCATGCACTCCCTGGCCACACTATGTTAAAGGAGATGTGGGCcagtgccccaaaaaaatgcactaGCATCGCATGTGGTTACATCACCTGCTCTGTAGATTAGAAGCACTTAATGTCATTTGGCAAGCAAAGGAGCTAACTGCTTACTTAGAGGACACCTCATGACCCGAGAGGTTATCAGGTTTAAGTAGCCCAAACAGAACACATCACAACATAATTAATCCCTATATCCATTtagtaaatgaatggatggactgGTTGAAACAAATGATAGAAAGGTAAGCGTTTTATCCATTTATGAGTGAAAAAgaacatgtcaaaaaaaaaaaattatgattagcctcagcgatttttttttttttaatatcccattattttaatgttgcaatTTAAGTAAAACAGTTTCTATTGTTGAATCTCATGTTGGATAATTATCACATCTAATgagtttaatacatttaaaatgttgaaataattacCGTAAATCAAACCACATACAGGACAGAAACACAAAGTACTAATATTTACCAGCAGATGGCAGacttaaccttttttttccgcGCTGCCAGATGCACACCCAACAAATCGGCGGTAAGAAAAATATGCACAATTGGATAAAGACGAAAACCATTCAACACATTAAtaaactgttcttttttttttttttaactctgcaAGTTCTCAGCCGAACGCATAAAAGTGAAAAGCCCAAACATAGTCGATTGATAAAACAACAGTCATGTATGAACACAAGTGATGTGTCTCTTGAGTGAATGAGATAAGGAAGCGTTTTTTacttatatatgtgtgtatgtatatgttttatatatatatatataaataaataaaaatatatattaaaaagtatatataaatataaatatatataaatatatatatatatatatatatgtgtgtatgtatgttttatatatatatatatatatatatatatatatatatatatataaaatgtgtgtgtgtacatcagGTGGCTGCCAGAAAATGGGCCTGAACAAAGGTCACATGCTCTACCTTAGATTATCTGTGTGTGATAGGGGAAGGGGAGGGCTGAGAGcggaataaaataaacacacgcTATCAAAGAAACCTCAAGTCTTGCAAAGCATGGCATACTTGCTGCAAAACTTTTATCCATATAAAACAGCTGCAGTAgtcagaatgaaaaaaaaatacaatgtctACTATTGTAACAATACTTTATTATAGTATGAAAAAGTAAACCATGTTAAACTTGTGAAGGCCAATTATGAAAAGGTTCAAACTTTGACAAAGGTAAAATAAGAAGAAAGGTAGCAAGGACTTAGACCACAGCTTCTTCTGTGTCCATGTGAGTGTTACGGCTGGAGAAGACATCGGCCAGCATATGTTTGGGGATCTCGGAACCGCGAACACGCAGGGCGTAGCAGGCGTCCTCCACTTTGCCCAGGCTCTGACGCAGTGTGTGCAGCTTCTTGGACACCTCGTAAGGGCCCGTGTTTCCGATGTAGGAGAAACCGTCGTGGATCTGGCGCAGGAACTGGCTCAGCTGGAAGGGCGTGTCGATGTCACCGTTGCCCACGCTACTAATGCACAGGCGCATCAGCTCTCCGGTCAGGTCGGCCACACCCAGCAAGTAGTCTGCTGGCATCACCTGGAAATTCATGACCTGAGGCTTTGATGACAGGGTGTCAGCAGAGCCCTGAGGGAACAAGTGtagaaaaaaggggaaaaaaaggtaataCGTTAAATAACTAATATGTAGCATTTCACTGTTTTCACACAATTATGATATAATGATACTatcacaattattattagtattatattTCACCtactcgctggcaaagttgagatttttaggcagtggttagcttaactaccaatttgtcctaccggATCCGACTTGACTGCTTgctttaagcaatgcagctcagggttcacttacttttgcacctacatgaattgaccaaaaactctttttaatttacttttaactacacaattaataaaaaaattaattaaaaaaaaaaaaagaacaatgcattgaaatgctaaatctacacctgttattttatataaaatgtaatggttcaaattgaacaaaatcaggttgaaacaattggaaagtccaaattgcttatatatatatatatatatatatatataatatatatatatatatatattatatatatatatatatatatatatatatatatatatatatatattatatatatatatatatatatatatatatatatatattatatatatatatatatatatatatattaatatatatatatatatatataatatatatatatatatatatatattatatattatatatatatatatataatatatatatatatatatatatatatatatatatatataatatatatatatatatatatatatattatatatatatatatatatatataatatatatatatatagatatataatatatatatatatatattatatattatatatatatatatatatattatatattatatattatatatatatatatttataatatatattatatatatatattatatataatatatatatatatttataatatataatatatattttataaatatataaatataatataatatatatataaaattaccattaatttcatgcaattttaaggaaaaattctatattgtgatatttaagtAATTCGTTAGaattatgtcattgttttttggggggaaatatatCATAagtcagggtttttcctggttaaaattgaggcagaggtggtatcactctGACCAGGAtaggtgactaccgataccaggtattatttttaggtatcggtactcacagCGGTGACTAATACCAACATGGGCCGCCCTCCTGCAACCATTTTACGATCCGGGactagaaattatatgaatccaaagttgctattatttttttcactaaaatcatttaaaattcatccactagtacatattaaattgtaaatatagttcagcgttgttgtaaaaaaaaaaaaaaaaactattatgttcattgtatatactgt contains:
- the tsnax gene encoding translin-associated protein X isoform X2 → MELDTKHDKYERLVKLSRDVTIESKRTIFLLHRVTSVPDAEAILNEADGKLCGVRQKIGQIAEELRGEDIYQFHRAFTAGIQEYVEAASFQHYIRHRSLISLEEINASLVFTTGDEGSADTLSSKPQVMNFQVMPADYLLGVADLTGELMRLCISSVGNGDIDTPFQLSQFLRQIHDGFSYIGNTGPYEVSKKLHTLRQSLGKVEDACYALRVRGSEIPKHMLADVFSSRNTHMDTEEAVV